One part of the Maridesulfovibrio sp. genome encodes these proteins:
- a CDS encoding Xaa-Pro peptidase family protein, producing the protein MSDLESNIVVPRSELEARWAKCRRFLPEVAPRAGGIICFSRLQIYYLSGSFVNGAVWLPLEGEPVLFVRRSFERASIESPIKNIVRFKSFKDLAPLAKQAGQPLTEIMGAETAGLTWQLGEMLTSRMSEYRFVPGDKVLAMSRAVKSEWELEIMREVGHLHNTALVEVLPELLETGMSEMEIAKYLWNVFFELGHEGHMRMQTFNEEIFLGHVSAGDSGIYPSSFNGPLGLRGVHPVSPFMGSGDKFWDEKAPLSVDCGFVMEGYHSDKTQVYWSGPKSSIPKEVLDAQLFCQDMQALAAENLKPGNIVSDVYAMVMAEAEKQGYMDGFMGIGECKVPFIGHGIGLTVDGFPPIARGFDIPIEEGMVFAIEPKQGIPGVGMVGVENTFEVTPSGGQSISGNDFDIICIE; encoded by the coding sequence ATGTCTGATCTGGAATCAAATATTGTCGTGCCGCGCAGTGAGCTTGAAGCACGCTGGGCAAAGTGTCGTCGTTTTCTGCCGGAAGTGGCCCCCCGGGCTGGAGGCATAATCTGCTTTTCGCGTTTGCAGATTTATTATCTCTCAGGCTCATTTGTCAACGGTGCAGTGTGGTTGCCGCTTGAAGGTGAACCTGTGCTTTTTGTGCGTCGTTCATTTGAACGTGCATCTATAGAAAGCCCAATCAAAAATATTGTCCGTTTCAAGTCTTTTAAGGATCTAGCACCTCTAGCTAAACAGGCGGGCCAGCCTTTGACAGAGATTATGGGTGCCGAAACCGCAGGGCTCACCTGGCAGCTGGGCGAAATGCTTACTTCCCGCATGTCGGAATACAGATTTGTTCCCGGTGATAAGGTGCTGGCTATGTCCCGCGCAGTAAAGTCCGAGTGGGAGCTTGAAATTATGCGCGAAGTCGGCCACCTGCATAACACCGCACTGGTGGAGGTCCTGCCTGAACTGCTTGAGACCGGTATGAGCGAAATGGAGATCGCCAAGTATCTCTGGAACGTCTTTTTTGAACTGGGCCATGAAGGTCACATGCGCATGCAGACTTTCAATGAGGAAATTTTCCTCGGTCATGTTTCTGCCGGTGATTCCGGTATCTATCCCAGCTCTTTTAATGGTCCTCTGGGTCTGCGCGGTGTACACCCTGTTTCTCCGTTCATGGGGAGCGGGGATAAATTCTGGGACGAGAAAGCTCCTCTTTCCGTTGATTGCGGGTTCGTTATGGAAGGATACCATTCTGATAAAACTCAGGTTTACTGGTCCGGTCCTAAAAGCTCCATTCCAAAAGAAGTGCTGGATGCCCAGCTTTTCTGCCAGGATATGCAGGCACTGGCAGCCGAGAATCTGAAACCCGGCAATATCGTAAGTGATGTATATGCCATGGTTATGGCTGAAGCAGAAAAACAGGGGTATATGGACGGTTTCATGGGAATCGGTGAATGTAAAGTTCCTTTCATAGGTCATGGCATCGGGCTGACTGTGGATGGTTTTCCTCCTATTGCCCGGGGATTCGATATTCCCATTGAGGAAGGAATGGTCTTTGCTATTGAACCGAAACAGGGCATCCCCGGAGTGGGGATGGTCGGGGTTGAGAATACTTTTGAAGTCACCCCGAGCGGCGGGCAAAGCATCTCCGGCAATGATTTCGATATCATCTGCATAGAGTAA
- a CDS encoding CoA-binding protein codes for MLIVDEKKLAGLLQEVKVIAVIGAVDKPGRPVDRVCRYMMDAGYKIVPVHPKRENVWGLETYQSIKDIPFPVDVVNLFRASQFCADHAREVLELETMPKCFWMQQDIFSPEARELLSGKDITVIEDRCIMVDHINLAGKR; via the coding sequence ATGCTTATAGTTGATGAAAAAAAGTTAGCCGGACTTCTTCAAGAGGTCAAGGTCATTGCCGTAATCGGCGCAGTGGATAAACCCGGACGTCCTGTAGACAGGGTCTGCCGCTATATGATGGATGCAGGATATAAGATTGTTCCGGTACATCCCAAGCGGGAAAATGTCTGGGGCCTTGAAACCTACCAATCAATAAAAGACATCCCTTTTCCAGTGGATGTGGTAAACCTTTTCCGGGCTTCACAATTCTGCGCCGACCATGCGCGCGAAGTTCTTGAGCTTGAAACCATGCCCAAATGTTTCTGGATGCAGCAGGATATTTTCAGCCCCGAAGCACGGGAACTGCTTTCCGGCAAAGATATCACCGTAATTGAAGACCGTTGCATAATGGTCGACCACATAAATTTAGCAGGCAAACGATAA
- a CDS encoding YkgJ family cysteine cluster protein, translating to MSKAFECRMCGHCCQGEGGIIMTPKDRNRLAEHLGISEQELIEKHSETVNGKIRLQSREDGYCVFYNEGCGIHPGRPDICRAWPFFRGNLIDEMSWEMIQEYCPGVNPDAGHALFVEEGREYIRTEGLRQHDPDVAPNALITED from the coding sequence ATGAGCAAGGCTTTTGAATGCCGGATGTGCGGCCACTGTTGTCAGGGTGAAGGTGGTATCATTATGACCCCCAAAGATCGTAACCGACTCGCCGAACACCTTGGAATCTCCGAACAGGAACTGATTGAAAAACACAGCGAAACTGTAAACGGAAAAATTCGTCTACAATCCCGTGAAGACGGATACTGTGTATTTTACAATGAAGGTTGCGGGATTCATCCCGGCCGTCCGGATATATGCCGGGCATGGCCTTTTTTCCGCGGTAATCTTATAGATGAAATGAGCTGGGAAATGATTCAGGAATACTGTCCCGGAGTTAATCCTGACGCAGGGCACGCGTTGTTTGTGGAAGAAGGCAGAGAATATATCCGCACCGAAGGTCTGCGCCAGCATGATCCCGATGTAGCACCGAATGCACTCATCACCGAAGACTAA
- a CDS encoding DnaJ domain-containing protein, producing the protein MNTRQAQSILKVGQDASEEDIKRSFRKLAFSMHPDLNPSPDAAQKFRELNEAYVFLKNVAGNTAAGKAATDKRQYTRQQKESKPQSERKTAREGANAYRAQQSKAKTDARGNNTSTAQQSRYFFQKEEDVLKDILNDPFARQVFEDIYSQISKDKPFQRPSAPIKERKINLSWGEKTASVDVSTGLGSGVKAWFKGQLDDEQTVYFPASALHPGRTVRITLQQGLRKKSKTLEITLPRDFVIGRPIRLKGQGRKLGPFKGDLYLRIMAK; encoded by the coding sequence ATGAACACAAGACAGGCACAGAGCATTCTCAAAGTCGGACAGGACGCAAGCGAAGAGGACATCAAACGTTCTTTCCGTAAACTGGCATTCAGCATGCATCCTGATTTGAATCCCAGCCCTGATGCCGCCCAGAAGTTCCGCGAGCTTAACGAAGCATACGTCTTCCTCAAAAATGTTGCCGGAAACACAGCGGCAGGGAAAGCCGCTACAGACAAACGCCAATACACCCGCCAGCAAAAAGAATCCAAGCCACAGTCTGAGCGCAAAACAGCCCGTGAGGGAGCTAATGCCTACCGGGCGCAGCAGTCAAAAGCGAAGACCGATGCACGCGGCAACAACACCTCCACGGCCCAGCAGAGCCGATATTTTTTCCAGAAAGAAGAAGATGTGCTCAAGGACATTTTAAATGATCCTTTTGCCCGGCAGGTCTTTGAGGATATCTACAGCCAGATCAGCAAGGATAAACCTTTCCAAAGACCCAGCGCACCTATCAAGGAACGTAAGATAAATCTGAGCTGGGGGGAAAAAACCGCTTCGGTTGACGTGTCCACCGGACTTGGGTCAGGCGTTAAAGCATGGTTCAAGGGCCAGCTGGATGATGAACAGACCGTTTACTTTCCCGCATCCGCCCTACACCCGGGACGCACGGTGCGCATCACCCTCCAACAGGGACTCCGTAAAAAGAGTAAAACTCTTGAAATAACCCTGCCCCGCGACTTTGTCATAGGCCGTCCCATACGCCTTAAGGGACAAGGCCGTAAACTCGGCCCGTTCAAAGGCGATCTTTATCTGCGCATCATGGCCAAGTAG
- the hisH gene encoding imidazole glycerol phosphate synthase subunit HisH: MLAILDYKAGNQTSVQRALNKLGIPNEITNDKEVLTKATGIIFPGVGAAGQAMDELTSGGLDELLKELVHQKKPLLGICVGCQILLDYSEENDTQALSVIPGECRLFNPSWEDYEGIPIRVPHMGWNQIELKQDCILFKDIDPEAHFYFVHSYYPAPEEKFVIGETIYGRPFCSLHGREGLWAVQFHPEKSGNPGLKLLSNFYEYCKEATDA, translated from the coding sequence ATGCTGGCTATTCTTGATTACAAGGCCGGAAACCAGACCAGTGTGCAACGCGCACTGAACAAACTCGGCATTCCTAACGAAATCACCAACGACAAGGAAGTGCTGACCAAGGCAACCGGCATCATCTTCCCCGGCGTCGGTGCTGCAGGACAGGCCATGGATGAACTGACATCCGGCGGTCTGGATGAACTTCTCAAAGAACTCGTGCATCAGAAAAAACCACTGCTCGGCATCTGCGTCGGTTGTCAGATTCTTCTCGACTATAGTGAGGAGAATGACACTCAGGCACTTTCCGTCATTCCCGGTGAATGTCGTCTATTCAACCCTTCCTGGGAAGATTACGAAGGCATCCCCATCCGCGTGCCACACATGGGCTGGAACCAGATCGAGCTCAAGCAGGATTGCATCCTGTTCAAAGACATTGACCCTGAAGCACATTTTTATTTCGTACACAGCTACTACCCGGCTCCAGAAGAAAAATTCGTTATCGGTGAAACCATCTATGGCCGTCCCTTCTGTTCCCTGCACGGGCGGGAAGGTCTTTGGGCCGTTCAGTTCCACCCGGAAAAAAGCGGTAATCCCGGCCTGAAACTGCTTTCCAACTTTTACGAATACTGCAAGGAGGCAACCGATGCTTAG
- the hisF gene encoding imidazole glycerol phosphate synthase subunit HisF, which yields MLSKRVIPCLDVRNGVLTKGIKFKGNVDIGDPVETARLYYEQGADEIVFYDITASSEGRGIFLDVVERVASEIFIPFSVGGGINSVQDMRDVLLAGAEKVSVNSGAVKNPDIISEGAAAFGSQCVVLGMDVKRVEKSDKIPSGFEIVINGGRKYMGIDALEWAKTGESLGAGEICLNSIDADGVKTGYDLELTRLVAESVRIPVIASGGAGNPQHMVDAVTEGRATAALIASIVHYGDYTIPQLKEYMASKGVRVRNSW from the coding sequence ATGCTTAGTAAAAGAGTTATCCCCTGCCTCGATGTCAGGAACGGAGTCCTCACCAAGGGCATTAAATTTAAAGGCAATGTAGATATTGGCGACCCCGTTGAAACCGCACGCCTTTACTACGAACAGGGAGCGGACGAAATCGTATTTTACGACATCACCGCTTCATCGGAAGGTCGTGGAATATTCCTCGACGTGGTCGAACGGGTAGCCTCCGAGATTTTCATCCCCTTTTCCGTTGGCGGCGGAATTAATTCCGTGCAGGATATGCGGGACGTACTACTCGCAGGAGCGGAAAAAGTTTCCGTGAACTCCGGCGCGGTTAAAAATCCCGATATCATCAGCGAAGGCGCCGCCGCATTCGGTTCCCAGTGTGTGGTGCTCGGAATGGATGTAAAACGCGTTGAAAAATCTGACAAGATTCCTTCCGGTTTTGAAATAGTTATCAACGGCGGCCGCAAATACATGGGCATTGATGCTCTTGAATGGGCCAAGACCGGAGAGTCTCTAGGTGCCGGTGAAATCTGCCTCAACTCCATTGACGCTGATGGGGTTAAAACCGGATACGATCTTGAACTGACCCGCCTTGTGGCTGAAAGCGTGCGTATTCCCGTAATCGCCTCCGGTGGTGCAGGGAATCCACAGCACATGGTCGATGCTGTAACTGAGGGCCGCGCAACAGCCGCACTCATAGCTTCCATTGTCCACTATGGAGACTACACCATCCCCCAGTTGAAAGAATACATGGCTTCCAAGGGAGTCCGGGTTCGTAACAGCTGGTAG
- a CDS encoding glycosyltransferase family 4 protein translates to MKRIALILPRFSRYGGVERFGYNLSAALAEAGYGVDFICARSEDMPPQGVNIIKVGRYGFCRAGKLLWFVIAAEQARKKGNYDLTISLGKSLNQDILRIGGGPLESFWALSQRAWPAGFARSFKMFRRRTALVNILIKYIERKQAVSDCRMVCVSHRVRDWMIDSHPSLAGREIDVIYNKPDLSLFTPLAPEKRKASRAEFSLTEDEFLISTATTNFALKGVSFLIKALAELPAKYHLQVAGGRNPAKYIQQAKELGVIERVRFLGRVDDMPTLYGRSDLFVLPSFYDACSNSVLEALACGCPVISSRDNGSSYFLPEEQIIDDPADFMKLAEMISEAEIRESGKYFEWPGDVPCGIEPYLELVGDMIG, encoded by the coding sequence ATGAAAAGAATCGCATTGATCCTGCCCCGTTTCAGCCGTTATGGCGGTGTGGAGCGTTTCGGCTACAACTTGAGCGCGGCCCTTGCCGAAGCCGGCTACGGTGTTGATTTCATTTGCGCCCGCTCTGAGGATATGCCGCCGCAAGGTGTGAATATCATTAAGGTCGGCCGTTATGGATTCTGCCGCGCAGGGAAGCTGCTTTGGTTTGTGATTGCGGCGGAGCAAGCGCGCAAAAAGGGCAATTATGATTTGACAATAAGCCTTGGTAAATCTTTGAATCAGGATATTCTGCGTATCGGTGGCGGACCGCTGGAATCTTTCTGGGCTCTTTCACAAAGAGCATGGCCAGCAGGTTTTGCGAGAAGCTTTAAGATGTTTCGCCGTCGCACGGCACTGGTCAATATCCTGATCAAATATATTGAGCGCAAACAGGCCGTATCCGATTGCCGCATGGTTTGTGTTTCACACCGGGTTCGCGATTGGATGATCGACTCCCATCCTTCCCTTGCAGGACGTGAAATTGATGTCATTTACAACAAACCTGATTTGTCATTATTCACCCCGTTGGCCCCTGAAAAAAGGAAGGCATCCCGTGCTGAATTTTCACTTACGGAAGATGAGTTTCTTATAAGCACGGCCACAACAAATTTTGCGCTCAAAGGGGTTTCATTCCTTATCAAGGCTCTTGCCGAGCTTCCTGCAAAATACCATTTACAGGTTGCCGGGGGCCGCAATCCTGCGAAATATATTCAGCAGGCTAAAGAGTTGGGAGTGATTGAAAGGGTGCGCTTTCTGGGCAGGGTAGATGATATGCCCACACTCTACGGGCGTTCTGATCTCTTCGTGCTTCCCTCTTTTTATGATGCCTGTTCCAATTCCGTGCTTGAGGCTTTAGCCTGTGGGTGTCCTGTGATCAGTTCCCGGGATAACGGAAGCAGCTATTTTCTCCCGGAAGAGCAGATCATCGACGATCCGGCTGATTTTATGAAATTGGCAGAAATGATCAGTGAAGCCGAAATACGGGAGAGCGGGAAATATTTCGAATGGCCGGGTGATGTTCCGTGCGGGATAGAGCCATATCTTGAGCTTGTTGGAGATATGATCGGTTAA
- a CDS encoding phosphatase PAP2 family protein — translation MPFFTQPLDMQIFILANHIMRKHWLDIAMPLLSSAALLWTIIALVTIFGVWKKGSKFLVIILLISATMGLTDFSTNLIKKSIGRVRPLNSVALTYFKEDGKWQRRPLDYTQTKERGNSYPSAHAANTMAFAVMIMFFFRKLRPWMLFLPIGVGYSRLYLGKHFPTDVMAGWTLGACVAVSVWLLWSYWLKYKLPEKYRP, via the coding sequence GTGCCATTTTTTACCCAACCGCTGGATATGCAGATATTCATTCTGGCTAACCATATTATGCGCAAACACTGGCTGGATATTGCAATGCCCCTGCTTTCCTCTGCTGCCCTGCTTTGGACCATCATCGCACTGGTAACAATCTTCGGTGTCTGGAAAAAGGGATCAAAATTTCTAGTCATAATTCTGCTTATATCCGCCACCATGGGGCTGACTGACTTTTCTACTAATCTTATCAAGAAATCCATCGGCAGGGTCCGCCCACTCAACTCTGTAGCGCTTACTTATTTCAAAGAAGATGGTAAATGGCAGCGCAGACCGCTTGATTATACACAAACCAAAGAACGCGGTAACTCCTACCCGTCTGCACACGCCGCAAACACTATGGCCTTTGCGGTCATGATCATGTTTTTCTTCCGTAAGCTTAGGCCGTGGATGCTCTTTCTGCCCATCGGTGTCGGCTATTCCCGCCTCTATCTGGGCAAGCACTTTCCCACTGATGTCATGGCCGGATGGACCTTGGGGGCATGTGTTGCCGTTTCAGTCTGGCTACTCTGGAGTTACTGGCTAAAATACAAATTGCCGGAAAAATACAGACCGTAA
- the glyA gene encoding serine hydroxymethyltransferase, producing MQQYRNFLQQNDPEIFNALSGEESRQRAGIELIPSENYTYPEVLCTLGSVFTNKYSEGYPGRRYYGGQEFTDTIEDIARERAKQVFRCEHANVQPLSGSPMNQAVYLGLLEPGDTILAMDLSHGGHLTHGAPVSFMGKLFNFIRYKTDPVDGSIDFDELRKTALEHKPKMILCGYTSYPRDLDYAAFKKIADEVGAITMTDASHYGGLIAADVLRNPFDFGFDVVTSTSHKSLRGPRGGMIFCKKEFAARIDKAVFPGLQGGPHMNTIAGIAVTLKKALEPEFKEYGKQVLLNAKTLADELLKSGASLVTGGTDNHMMVLDTEKSYGINGKIAEELLDEVAITTNKQIIPDDPNPPLKPSGIRIGTPAATSRGMKEADMVKLAGWITTILRNPEDKNLAATTRSEIESFCSRFPVPGI from the coding sequence ATGCAGCAATATCGAAATTTTCTCCAGCAAAACGATCCTGAAATCTTCAATGCTCTTTCCGGCGAGGAATCACGCCAGAGAGCTGGTATTGAATTAATTCCCTCAGAAAATTACACCTACCCCGAAGTGCTCTGCACCCTCGGCAGTGTTTTTACCAACAAATACTCCGAAGGTTACCCCGGCAGACGTTATTACGGTGGGCAAGAATTCACCGATACCATCGAAGACATTGCTCGTGAACGGGCAAAGCAGGTCTTTCGTTGCGAGCATGCCAATGTGCAGCCACTTTCCGGTTCTCCAATGAATCAGGCTGTATATCTCGGCCTTCTTGAACCCGGCGACACTATTCTGGCCATGGATCTCTCCCATGGTGGGCATCTTACTCACGGTGCTCCGGTTTCCTTCATGGGTAAGCTTTTTAATTTCATTCGCTATAAAACCGATCCTGTTGACGGTAGCATTGACTTTGACGAGCTGCGCAAAACAGCCCTTGAACACAAACCGAAAATGATCCTTTGCGGGTACACTTCCTACCCCCGCGACCTGGATTATGCCGCTTTCAAGAAAATTGCCGATGAAGTCGGGGCCATCACCATGACAGATGCTTCCCACTACGGCGGACTCATTGCTGCCGATGTTCTCCGCAACCCATTTGATTTCGGTTTCGATGTAGTTACTTCCACCTCACACAAATCCCTGCGCGGTCCCCGCGGCGGTATGATTTTTTGTAAAAAGGAATTCGCCGCCAGAATTGATAAGGCTGTCTTCCCCGGTCTTCAGGGTGGGCCGCATATGAATACCATAGCAGGTATTGCGGTTACTCTCAAAAAAGCACTTGAGCCGGAATTTAAAGAGTACGGAAAGCAGGTACTGCTTAATGCAAAAACTTTGGCGGATGAGCTGCTGAAATCCGGTGCATCCCTTGTCACCGGTGGTACAGACAATCACATGATGGTTCTCGATACCGAGAAGAGCTACGGCATCAATGGCAAAATTGCCGAAGAACTTCTCGACGAAGTGGCTATCACCACCAACAAGCAGATCATTCCCGATGATCCTAATCCTCCCCTTAAACCCAGCGGAATCAGAATCGGAACTCCCGCAGCCACCTCCCGTGGCATGAAAGAGGCCGATATGGTCAAACTGGCGGGTTGGATCACCACCATCCTCCGAAATCCTGAAGATAAAAATCTGGCCGCCACCACCCGGTCGGAAATTGAATCTTTCTGCTCAAGGTTTCCGGTTCCGGGAATCTAG
- a CDS encoding LysR family transcriptional regulator, translating to MEIRQLVSFKEIVEQGSFSKAAQVLNYAQSSVTSHVRAIEEFYERPVFDRLGKRVVLNSFGEQLYHMVLPLLAGYDDLCALKQEVGEPAGPLRIGVPESTMLYRLSPVIKEYKLLYPGVDIIMQNSICPVMRRLLREGKLDMAILLDRVVEEDELVCRSIFDEPMCVVLPQEYPADELINSPAHAILYTEAGCCYREIFAQLLAKQGIETGNIIETASVEVIKQYLLCNLGVSFLPEVVVRKELEVGKLRAIPWKSIDPVRVQIVHHKDKWISPAMAEFIRLLEAASLAWE from the coding sequence ATGGAAATTCGCCAGCTGGTGTCATTTAAAGAAATTGTTGAGCAGGGCAGTTTTAGTAAGGCTGCGCAAGTTCTGAATTATGCTCAGTCTTCAGTGACTTCCCATGTTAGGGCCATTGAGGAATTTTATGAACGTCCTGTTTTTGATCGACTCGGCAAACGGGTGGTACTGAATTCCTTCGGAGAACAGCTTTACCATATGGTGTTGCCTCTTCTGGCCGGATATGATGACCTTTGTGCATTGAAACAAGAAGTGGGGGAACCAGCAGGACCATTGCGCATCGGTGTTCCTGAATCAACCATGCTTTACCGTCTTTCACCTGTTATTAAGGAATACAAATTACTTTATCCCGGTGTGGATATCATTATGCAGAATTCCATTTGTCCGGTTATGCGTAGGCTTTTACGTGAAGGAAAACTTGATATGGCAATCCTGTTGGACAGGGTGGTCGAGGAGGATGAACTGGTATGCAGATCGATTTTTGATGAACCTATGTGCGTGGTTCTTCCACAGGAATACCCGGCAGATGAGTTGATCAATTCCCCGGCACATGCAATTTTGTATACAGAAGCAGGTTGTTGTTACCGGGAAATATTTGCGCAGTTGCTGGCAAAGCAGGGGATCGAAACCGGGAATATAATTGAAACCGCGAGTGTAGAAGTTATTAAGCAGTATCTACTCTGTAATCTCGGGGTGTCATTTCTGCCGGAGGTGGTCGTGCGCAAAGAGCTGGAAGTCGGTAAACTGCGCGCAATTCCATGGAAATCTATTGATCCGGTGCGGGTTCAAATAGTCCATCATAAAGACAAATGGATTTCTCCTGCAATGGCTGAGTTTATCCGTTTGTTGGAAGCAGCGTCGCTGGCTTGGGAGTAG